A genomic window from Streptomyces sp. NBC_00234 includes:
- a CDS encoding helix-turn-helix domain-containing protein, with protein MTEPADHPLVSAVKPLVDAMGAELLAPGQAADDDVVLAWEGEDVIAVRLPQLSDSLDHILAAMERRHGMPLSDLDRKTKQSVVRALEARGAFSVRHGVETVAGALGVSRFTVYNYLNRENAAKGE; from the coding sequence GTGACCGAACCGGCGGATCACCCTCTGGTCAGTGCGGTGAAACCCCTCGTGGACGCGATGGGGGCCGAGCTGCTGGCCCCCGGGCAGGCGGCGGACGACGACGTGGTGCTGGCCTGGGAGGGCGAGGACGTCATAGCCGTCCGGCTCCCGCAGCTCTCCGACTCGCTCGATCACATCCTGGCCGCGATGGAGCGACGGCACGGGATGCCGCTCTCCGACCTGGACCGCAAGACCAAGCAGTCCGTCGTGCGGGCACTGGAGGCACGCGGTGCCTTCTCCGTACGGCATGGCGTGGAGACGGTGGCGGGGGCGCTCGGGGTGTCCCGCTTCACCGTCTACAACTACCTGAACCGGGAAAATGCCGCCAAGGGTGAGTAG
- a CDS encoding TIM barrel protein produces MGYPDQRFDVNLSILFTELPLLERPAAAAAAGFTAVELWWPWIETPTPEQAELGALKKALDEAGTQLVGLNFYAGQLPGPDRGALSVPGEESDRFRANIEVAADFAASVGCTALNALYGNRADGVDPAVQDALALENLVLAARAADRIGAVLLIETLNQPESPRYPLVSAPAGVEVVDRINAATGLGNAKFLLDLYHLSMNGEDLSQVIKTYAGKTGHVQIADNPGRGAPGTGSLPLEQLLDELAGAGYDGWVGLEYKPGDRPSAESFAWLPAEARAAR; encoded by the coding sequence ATGGGATACCCGGACCAGCGCTTCGATGTGAACCTTTCGATCCTCTTCACGGAACTCCCGCTCCTGGAGCGTCCCGCGGCTGCCGCCGCGGCGGGCTTCACCGCGGTCGAGCTGTGGTGGCCCTGGATCGAGACCCCCACCCCCGAGCAGGCCGAACTCGGCGCCCTGAAGAAGGCGCTCGACGAAGCCGGCACCCAGTTGGTGGGGCTGAACTTCTACGCGGGGCAGCTGCCCGGCCCCGACCGCGGCGCGCTCTCCGTGCCCGGTGAGGAGTCGGACCGCTTCCGCGCCAATATCGAGGTGGCGGCCGACTTCGCCGCCTCGGTCGGCTGCACGGCGCTCAACGCGCTGTACGGCAACCGCGCCGACGGCGTGGACCCGGCCGTGCAGGACGCACTCGCCTTGGAGAACCTGGTCCTGGCCGCCCGCGCGGCGGACCGGATCGGGGCGGTCCTGCTGATCGAGACCCTGAACCAGCCGGAGTCACCGCGCTATCCGCTGGTGAGCGCACCGGCGGGCGTCGAGGTCGTCGACCGGATCAACGCGGCGACGGGTCTCGGGAACGCCAAGTTCCTGCTCGACCTGTACCACCTGTCCATGAACGGCGAGGACCTCAGCCAGGTGATCAAGACGTACGCCGGGAAGACCGGCCACGTCCAGATCGCCGACAACCCGGGGCGTGGCGCGCCCGGCACCGGCTCGCTCCCCCTGGAGCAGCTCCTCGACGAGCTGGCCGGGGCCGGTTACGACGGCTGGGTCGGCCTGGAGTACAAGCCGGGCGACCGGCCGAGCGCCGAGTCGTTCGCGTGGCTCCCGGCAGAGGCCCGGGCGGCCCGCTGA
- the uraH gene encoding hydroxyisourate hydrolase, producing the protein MSTATTASVSTHILDTSVGRPAEGVAISLAARRGRDAEWAALGGSATDADGRCKDLPALPEGTTHVRLDFEVEAYFVKNDTADNQQAEAQQDAPRVRDSGAFFPEVAITFAVVPGEHYHVPLLLNPFGYSVYRGS; encoded by the coding sequence ATGAGCACCGCCACCACGGCTTCGGTGTCCACGCACATCCTGGACACCAGCGTCGGACGCCCCGCCGAGGGTGTCGCCATCTCGCTCGCGGCCCGCAGGGGCCGCGACGCCGAGTGGGCGGCGCTGGGCGGGTCCGCCACCGACGCGGACGGGCGCTGCAAGGACCTGCCGGCGCTGCCGGAAGGTACGACCCACGTACGGCTCGACTTCGAGGTCGAGGCGTACTTCGTCAAGAACGACACTGCGGACAACCAGCAAGCCGAGGCGCAGCAGGACGCCCCCCGCGTAAGGGACAGCGGTGCGTTCTTCCCGGAAGTGGCGATCACCTTCGCCGTCGTACCGGGCGAGCACTACCACGTACCGCTGCTGCTCAACCCGTTCGGCTACTCCGTTTACCGAGGGAGCTAG
- a CDS encoding catalase — translation MAKRVLTTESGAPVADNQNSATAGVGGPILLQDQHLLEKLARFNRERIPERVVHARGSGAYGYFEVTDDVTGFTRADFLSEVGRRTETFIRFSTVADSLGGADAVRDPRGFALKFYTDEGNYDLVGNNTPVFFIKDPIKFPDFIHSQKRDPFTGKQEPDNVWDFWAHAPEATHQVTWLMGDRGIPASYRHMNGYGSHTYQWTNAEGEAFFVKYHFKTNQGVRSLSGEQAAELVGKDANSHQTDLLQAIERGVNPSWTLYVQVMPAAEAADYRFNPFDLTKVWPHSDYPLQRVGRLVLDRNPDNVFAEVEQAAFSPNNFVPGIGPSPDKMLQGRLFAYADAHRYRLGVNHTQLPVNAPKAAPADNYGRDGLMATRNGSRHDKNYEPNSYAGPAQTDAALAAPLAIHGWTGTHEAPAHTKDDDFFQAGELFRLMSEDEKGRLVANIAGGLSQVTRDDVIEKNLAHFHAADADYGKRVEEAVRALRED, via the coding sequence ATGGCTAAGCGTGTCCTCACGACCGAGTCAGGCGCTCCGGTCGCCGACAACCAGAACTCCGCCACCGCCGGCGTCGGTGGGCCGATCCTCCTGCAGGACCAGCACCTGCTGGAGAAGCTCGCCCGCTTCAACCGTGAGCGCATCCCGGAGCGCGTGGTCCACGCCCGCGGTTCCGGTGCGTACGGCTACTTCGAGGTGACGGACGACGTCACCGGCTTCACCCGCGCCGACTTCCTCTCCGAAGTGGGCCGCCGCACCGAGACGTTCATCCGGTTCTCGACGGTCGCCGACTCGCTCGGCGGAGCCGACGCCGTACGCGACCCGCGTGGCTTCGCCCTCAAGTTCTATACGGACGAGGGCAATTACGACCTGGTCGGCAACAACACCCCGGTGTTCTTCATCAAGGACCCCATCAAGTTCCCCGACTTCATCCACTCGCAGAAGCGTGACCCGTTCACGGGCAAGCAGGAGCCGGACAACGTCTGGGACTTCTGGGCGCACGCCCCCGAGGCCACGCACCAGGTGACGTGGCTGATGGGCGACCGCGGCATCCCCGCCTCGTACCGCCACATGAACGGCTACGGCTCGCACACCTACCAGTGGACGAACGCCGAGGGCGAGGCGTTCTTCGTCAAGTACCACTTCAAGACGAACCAGGGTGTCCGTTCGCTCTCCGGCGAGCAGGCAGCGGAGCTCGTGGGCAAGGACGCCAACTCGCACCAGACGGACCTGCTCCAGGCCATCGAGCGCGGCGTGAACCCGTCCTGGACCCTGTACGTGCAGGTCATGCCGGCCGCCGAGGCGGCCGACTACCGCTTCAACCCCTTCGACCTCACCAAGGTGTGGCCGCACAGCGACTACCCGCTCCAGCGGGTGGGCCGGCTGGTCCTGGACCGCAACCCGGACAACGTGTTCGCCGAGGTCGAGCAGGCGGCGTTCTCGCCGAACAACTTCGTGCCGGGCATCGGTCCCTCCCCGGACAAGATGCTCCAGGGCCGCCTGTTCGCGTACGCGGACGCGCACCGCTACCGCCTGGGCGTCAACCACACCCAGCTGCCGGTCAACGCCCCCAAGGCGGCGCCCGCGGACAACTACGGGCGGGACGGCCTGATGGCCACCCGCAACGGCTCGCGCCACGACAAGAACTACGAGCCCAACTCGTACGCCGGTCCGGCGCAGACCGACGCGGCCCTCGCGGCCCCGCTCGCCATCCACGGCTGGACGGGCACGCACGAGGCGCCCGCCCACACCAAGGACGACGACTTCTTCCAGGCGGGCGAGCTGTTCCGGCTCATGTCCGAGGACGAGAAGGGCCGCCTGGTCGCGAACATCGCGGGGGGCCTGTCGCAGGTCACGCGCGACGACGTGATCGAGAAGAACCTCGCCCACTTCCACGCCGCCGACGCCGACTACGGCAAGCGCGTGGAGGAGGCCGTCCGCGCCCTGCGCGAGGACTGA
- a CDS encoding 2-hydroxy-3-oxopropionate reductase, with amino-acid sequence MSNNLPKVAWIGLGIMGSPMSENLVKAGYDVTGYTLEQDKVDRLVAAGGKGAASIAEAVRDADVVITMVPASPHVEAIAYGPEGILENARSGALLIDMSSITPQTSVDLAKNAKDKGIRVLDAPVSGGEAGAIEAVLSIMVGGEQADFDAAQPILQALGRTIVLCGPHGSGQTVKAANQLIVAVNIQACAEAVVFLEKSGVDLAAALDVLNGGLAGSTVLTRKKDNFLKRDFAPGFRIDLHHKDMGIVTDAARNVGAALPVGAVVAQLVASLRAQGDGGLDHSALLRSVERLSGAQV; translated from the coding sequence ATGAGCAACAACCTCCCCAAGGTCGCGTGGATCGGGCTCGGCATCATGGGCTCCCCCATGTCCGAGAACCTGGTGAAGGCCGGTTACGACGTCACCGGTTACACCCTGGAGCAGGACAAGGTCGACCGACTGGTCGCGGCGGGCGGCAAGGGTGCCGCCTCGATCGCCGAGGCGGTCAGGGACGCCGATGTCGTCATCACGATGGTGCCCGCGTCCCCGCACGTCGAGGCCATCGCCTACGGCCCCGAGGGCATCCTGGAGAACGCCCGGAGCGGCGCGCTGCTGATCGACATGTCCTCGATCACCCCGCAGACCTCCGTGGACCTCGCGAAGAACGCGAAGGACAAGGGCATCCGCGTCCTGGACGCCCCGGTGTCCGGCGGCGAGGCCGGCGCCATCGAAGCCGTACTGTCGATCATGGTCGGCGGCGAGCAGGCGGACTTCGACGCCGCGCAGCCGATCCTCCAGGCCCTCGGCCGGACCATCGTGCTCTGCGGTCCGCACGGCTCCGGCCAGACGGTGAAGGCGGCCAACCAGCTGATCGTCGCGGTCAACATCCAGGCGTGCGCCGAAGCCGTGGTCTTCCTGGAGAAGTCCGGCGTCGACCTCGCCGCCGCGCTCGACGTGCTCAACGGCGGCCTGGCCGGCTCCACCGTCCTGACCCGTAAGAAGGACAACTTCCTCAAGCGGGACTTCGCACCGGGCTTCCGGATCGACCTGCACCACAAGGACATGGGCATCGTCACCGACGCCGCCCGCAACGTCGGCGCCGCACTGCCCGTCGGCGCCGTCGTGGCCCAGCTGGTCGCCTCCCTGCGCGCGCAGGGCGACGGCGGCCTGGACCACTCGGCCCTGCTCCGCTCCGTCGAGCGACTCTCCGGCGCGCAGGTCTGA
- the uraD gene encoding 2-oxo-4-hydroxy-4-carboxy-5-ureidoimidazoline decarboxylase: MTSSSTPGLARFNTLAGSEATAALHEVCASAAWGSSILSRRPYASVEALLSASDAATAELSAEDLAEAMAGHPPIGRPKPGDPTSSREQRGMAGASEELRNEMLELNLAYQERFGHVFLICATGATGEQMRDAVKARTENTPEQERAIVRTELGKINRIRLTRLVEEDKD; the protein is encoded by the coding sequence GTGACTTCGAGCTCCACACCGGGCCTCGCCCGGTTCAACACCCTGGCGGGCAGCGAGGCCACCGCCGCGCTGCACGAGGTGTGTGCCAGTGCGGCCTGGGGAAGCTCCATCCTCTCCCGGCGCCCGTACGCCTCAGTGGAAGCCCTTCTCTCCGCGAGTGACGCCGCCACGGCCGAACTCTCCGCGGAGGATCTGGCCGAAGCGATGGCCGGTCACCCCCCGATCGGCCGCCCGAAGCCCGGGGACCCGACCTCCTCCCGCGAACAGCGGGGCATGGCCGGCGCCTCCGAGGAACTCAGGAACGAGATGCTCGAACTGAACCTGGCCTACCAGGAGCGGTTCGGACATGTCTTCCTGATCTGCGCCACCGGTGCCACTGGTGAGCAGATGCGCGACGCGGTGAAGGCACGGACCGAGAACACGCCCGAGCAGGAGCGCGCGATCGTGCGCACCGAACTGGGCAAGATCAATCGCATCCGGCTGACCCGTCTCGTGGAAGAGGACAAGGACTGA